In Nasonia vitripennis strain AsymCx chromosome 2, Nvit_psr_1.1, whole genome shotgun sequence, a genomic segment contains:
- the LOC100118494 gene encoding probable low affinity copper uptake protein 2, giving the protein MHMAYWFGTELQNFLFYGYNIVTTWGLLSTCLGLSALAILYEVMKLSQVKLRELAKENNQVPNPVQNTDSSSLISRVSERSAGVINSFKCHIWAKWFIEVFHWSAHVTLGYFLMLTVMTFNGYISIALVLGSGIGYYIFGPILLQSNMRKLQRRRRLVVKCNPECADAIISNERRESTMSIVSEHLETEVNVDVEIHG; this is encoded by the exons ATGCATATGGCATATTGGTTTGGCACTGaactacaaaattttttattctatGGATACAATATAGTGACAACATGGGGTCTGCTTTCCACGTGTTTAGGCTTGTCAGCTTTGGCAATATTATATGAAGTTATGAAATTGTCACAAGTCAAACTCAGAGAACTAGCCAAGGAGAATAATCAAGTACCAAATCCAGTGCAAAATACAGACAGTTCTTCCTTGATATCAAGAGTATCCGAGAGATCAGCTGGAGTTATAAATTCGTTTAAATG TCACATATGGGCAAAATGGTTTATAGAAGTCTTTCACTGGTCTGCTCATGTTACCTTAGGATATTTTCTTATGCTTACCGTAATGACATTTAATGGGTACATAAGTATTGCTCTAGTATTGGGCAGCGGTATAGGCTATTACATATTTGGACCTATATTGCTTCAATCAAACATGAGAAAGCTTCAAAGACGACGTAGACTGGTGGTAAAATGCAATCCAGAATGTGCAG ATGCAATAATAAGCAATGAGAGGAGAGAATCAACAATGTCAATAGTTTCAGAGCATTTAGAAACAGAAGTAAACGTTGATGTGGAAATTCATGGTTAA